From the Bacillus tuaregi genome, one window contains:
- a CDS encoding Msr family ABC-F type ribosomal protection protein, which yields MEKVCFKLENIEINYLDRKVLEIERLAVHQFDRIGIVGKNGAGKSTLLKLLAGIVQPSSGNVKKYVDFAYFDQLTTPDKTEVDYELKGKLSIPETEVENFSGGEQTRLKLAQIFSNYHEGLLIDEPTTHLDADGIQFFIEELTYYYGALILVSHDRYVLDKLVTKIWEVEDGKVKEYTGNYSDYVAQKKLQKRQQQEQHERYVKEKSRLMKAAEEKMKKADKITQENGRMSKKETKAKANKMFMTKSKDTSQKAVQRAAKAMEQRVEQLEAVEAPKEEQIIRFHQSNALQLHNKFPIMADRLTLKMGEKTLLKEASFQFPLGKTIAITGKNGSGKTTLLRHIIQCGKGITISPKAVMGTYEQMDYQFKKDESVLDYMKDRSEYDESKIRSVLHSMSFTGNDLKKNVRHLSGGEAIRLVLCQLFLGRYNILVLDEPTNFLDVFCIEALERFIKGYEGTILLVSHDQTFIECVADYVYVIENHKLELRR from the coding sequence AATCGTTGGGAAAAATGGTGCAGGAAAAAGTACGTTATTAAAGCTACTTGCGGGTATAGTTCAACCGTCCAGTGGAAATGTGAAAAAATATGTGGACTTTGCTTATTTTGATCAACTAACAACACCTGATAAAACGGAGGTAGATTATGAGCTAAAAGGAAAACTGTCGATTCCGGAAACCGAAGTCGAAAACTTCAGCGGTGGTGAACAGACAAGACTGAAATTAGCGCAAATTTTCTCCAACTATCATGAAGGTCTATTAATTGATGAGCCAACCACTCATCTTGATGCAGATGGTATACAATTTTTCATTGAGGAATTGACTTACTATTATGGCGCCCTAATCCTTGTGAGTCATGACCGATATGTATTAGATAAACTTGTGACGAAAATTTGGGAAGTGGAAGATGGAAAGGTCAAAGAGTATACAGGAAACTATTCAGATTATGTGGCACAAAAGAAGCTACAGAAAAGACAGCAGCAGGAACAGCACGAAAGGTATGTAAAAGAAAAATCACGTCTTATGAAGGCTGCAGAGGAAAAAATGAAAAAGGCAGATAAGATTACGCAGGAAAATGGACGTATGTCTAAAAAGGAAACAAAAGCAAAGGCAAATAAAATGTTTATGACGAAATCGAAGGATACAAGTCAAAAGGCTGTTCAACGAGCGGCAAAGGCGATGGAGCAAAGAGTGGAACAGCTGGAAGCGGTAGAGGCACCTAAAGAGGAGCAAATCATTCGATTTCATCAGTCCAATGCCCTGCAATTACACAATAAATTTCCGATAATGGCAGATCGCTTAACACTAAAAATGGGAGAGAAGACACTTCTTAAGGAAGCAAGCTTTCAATTCCCATTAGGTAAAACCATTGCGATTACAGGTAAAAATGGTTCGGGAAAAACAACGCTTCTTCGTCATATCATACAATGTGGTAAAGGAATAACGATTTCTCCAAAGGCTGTCATGGGTACTTATGAACAGATGGATTATCAATTTAAGAAAGATGAAAGTGTTCTCGACTATATGAAAGATAGAAGTGAATACGATGAAAGTAAGATTCGATCCGTATTGCACTCTATGAGCTTTACCGGGAATGATTTAAAAAAGAATGTTCGTCATTTAAGCGGTGGGGAGGCCATTCGTCTTGTATTGTGTCAGCTATTCTTAGGTAGATATAATATTTTAGTTTTAGATGAACCAACAAACTTTTTGGATGTTTTTTGTATTGAGGCATTAGAACGGTTTATCAAGGGTTATGAGGGAACAATCCTGCTTGTATCACATGACCAAACTTTTATCGAATGTGTAGCTGATTACGTATACGTGATAGAAAATCATAAGTTAGAGTTAAGGAGGTAA
- a CDS encoding MFS transporter, producing the protein MNYKVYLLSVVSFVVGMAELIVGGILDIVSDGLGVSVSKAGELITIYSLVFALASPVLLTVTAKVERKKLFLWTLLIFFGGNLLAYFSPNFLILFITRIISAATGSLLVVLAITISSSIVRGEYRARAIGVIMMGVSGSLVIGVPIGLVIGQHFGWRSPFLFIAILSLVSMLGIMLFFDKMEPKPVISLRKQLETLKRPKILTAQLTSLLFLTGHLTLYAYLTPFLQTALNLNATWVSIFYFIFGVAAVIGGGFGGFMADKWGSEKSILGIISVFCLVLFILPKVTFSTILFVIIMMIWSMLSWAITPAQQNYLIETTPETADIQQSLNNTASHLGIAAGSVIGGMVINQSSSVLHNASIGGVFVLLALISAVFSITRSQTSTKEIHEL; encoded by the coding sequence TTGAATTATAAGGTTTATCTATTATCTGTTGTTTCGTTTGTAGTAGGGATGGCGGAATTGATTGTTGGTGGAATCCTGGATATTGTGTCAGATGGCCTTGGGGTGTCTGTTAGTAAAGCCGGGGAGCTAATTACAATATATTCTCTTGTTTTTGCACTTGCTTCTCCCGTATTGCTAACAGTAACAGCCAAGGTCGAAAGAAAAAAGTTATTTCTTTGGACTTTATTAATATTTTTTGGCGGCAATCTGCTAGCCTATTTCAGTCCTAATTTCCTCATTCTATTTATCACAAGAATCATCTCAGCTGCTACTGGCTCTCTTTTAGTTGTTTTAGCTATCACGATTTCATCCAGTATTGTAAGGGGAGAATATCGAGCAAGGGCCATTGGAGTTATCATGATGGGGGTCAGCGGGTCATTAGTTATTGGCGTGCCGATAGGTCTTGTTATTGGGCAGCATTTCGGATGGCGCTCGCCGTTTCTATTCATTGCGATTCTTTCCCTTGTCTCAATGCTAGGAATCATGCTGTTTTTTGATAAAATGGAGCCGAAGCCTGTCATCTCTTTAAGAAAGCAGTTAGAGACATTAAAGAGACCAAAAATATTGACTGCACAGCTAACATCGCTGCTATTCTTAACCGGTCATTTAACACTATACGCATACCTTACACCATTCCTGCAAACAGCACTAAACCTGAATGCGACATGGGTAAGTATTTTCTATTTCATCTTTGGTGTGGCGGCTGTCATTGGCGGCGGATTCGGTGGATTTATGGCGGATAAGTGGGGCTCAGAAAAGAGCATTTTGGGGATTATCTCTGTCTTTTGCCTTGTTCTGTTTATCCTACCAAAGGTTACTTTTTCAACCATTCTCTTTGTGATAATCATGATGATTTGGAGCATGTTAAGCTGGGCGATTACACCAGCACAACAAAATTATTTAATTGAGACCACTCCAGAGACAGCGGATATACAACAAAGTCTGAATAATACGGCCTCGCATCTAGGAATCGCAGCTGGTTCTGTTATTGGGGGAATGGTGATTAACCAGTCTTCATCTGTGCTCCACAATGCATCCATCGGAGGGGTTTTTGTCCTTCTGGCATTAATCAGTGCTGTTTTTTCGATAACACGATCACAAACTTCAACTAAAGAGATTCATGAATTATAA